A portion of the Tistrella mobilis genome contains these proteins:
- a CDS encoding 3'-5' exonuclease, translating into MTAPVRPRSPRARAELEAMARKLEASGDYRILRRIEPREWFSTAGEKGEFQRRGEVRNGLILDVETTGLDHTKDRIIELGMIAFEFEPGGTVFRVTGAYSGFQDPGMPIPPEITKLTGITDEMVAGQAIDPVEVAGFADAASVVIAHNAAFDRKFVEHVWEIFRVKAWACSQTGIDWAAEGVEGTKLGYLLGKAGLFHDGHRAAEDCRALLEVLARPLAVAGVTALGALLAGARQATMRIRAEGSPFDMKDALKARGYRWNDGSDGQPKAWWRDVPEAELEAEMTFLRTEIYRRAELDLPVRRVTAFDRYSDRV; encoded by the coding sequence CCCCCGTCCGCCCCCGCAGCCCCCGCGCCCGTGCCGAGCTGGAGGCCATGGCGCGGAAGCTGGAAGCCTCGGGCGATTATCGCATCCTGCGGCGGATCGAGCCGCGGGAGTGGTTCTCCACCGCCGGCGAGAAGGGGGAGTTCCAGCGCCGCGGCGAGGTACGCAACGGCCTGATCCTGGATGTCGAGACCACCGGCCTGGACCACACGAAGGACCGGATCATCGAACTCGGCATGATCGCCTTCGAATTCGAACCCGGCGGCACGGTGTTCCGGGTGACCGGCGCCTATTCGGGGTTCCAGGATCCGGGCATGCCCATCCCGCCCGAGATCACGAAACTGACCGGCATCACCGACGAGATGGTGGCGGGCCAGGCGATCGACCCGGTGGAGGTGGCGGGTTTTGCCGATGCCGCCTCGGTGGTCATCGCCCATAACGCCGCCTTCGACCGCAAATTCGTCGAACATGTCTGGGAGATCTTCCGGGTGAAGGCCTGGGCCTGTTCCCAGACCGGCATCGACTGGGCGGCCGAGGGCGTGGAGGGCACCAAGCTCGGCTATCTTCTGGGCAAGGCCGGGCTGTTCCACGACGGCCACCGGGCGGCCGAAGACTGCCGCGCCCTGCTGGAAGTTCTGGCCCGGCCGCTGGCGGTGGCGGGGGTGACCGCGCTCGGCGCGTTGCTGGCGGGGGCCCGCCAGGCGACGATGCGCATCCGCGCCGAAGGCAGCCCCTTCGACATGAAGGATGCCCTGAAGGCCCGCGGCTATCGCTGGAACGACGGCTCCGACGGCCAGCCCAAGGCCTGGTGGCGCGACGTGCCCGAGGCGGAGCTGGAGGCCGAGATGACCTTCCTGCGCACCGAAATCTATCGCCGCGCCGAGCTGGACCTGCCGGTGCGCCGGGTCACCGCCTTCGACCGCTATTCCGACCGCGTCTGA